CGACAGCAAGTCGACCACCGCCTCCATCGTGCTCAAGCTCAAGCCCGGCGCGGTGGTCACCCCCAACGAGGTGCGCGCCATCCAGGCGCTGGTGGCGGCCGCGGTGCCGAACCTGCTCAAGGAGAACATCACGATCATGGACACGAAGGGCGTTCTGCTCTCTTCGGGTGATGAGGGTCCCGACGGCAGCGCGGGTGCCTCGACCATGTCTGACCTCACCAGGCAAGAGGAGAAGAAGCTCCAGAAGCGCACGCAGGAGATGCTCGACCAGATCCTGGGCGCGGGGATGGCCGTGGTGCGCGTGAGCGTCGAGCTGCAGAACGAGCAGCGTGTCGTCGAGTCGCAGGAGTACAAGCCGCTCGACGCCCAGAAGAACACGGGCGTGCTGCGCAGCCGTCAGCAGACCGACGAGTCGTACAAGGGCACGGGCAAGCCCGTCGGGCCCGCCACGGCTACCGGCGCGAAGGCCGTGACCCAGATCAACGGCCAGTCGACCAACTCCGACTACAAGAACCTGCGCAACACCGAGAACTACGAGATCTCGAACGTGAAGGAACGCGCCGTCATCGCCCCTGGCCGCTTGAAGCGCATCTCGGCCTCGGTTGCCCTCTCGCAGGACTTGAAACTGACCCGCCCGGGCATCGATGATATTACCGACCTGGTCAAGGAGAGCATCGGCTTCGATGCATCGCGCAAGGACGAGGTGAAGGTGGCGCTCGTGAAGTTCCGCGGGCCCGGCGCCGACAACACGGTGACCTCGGCACCCGATCGCAAGTGGCTCGAATGGGCCCGACTCGCAGCTCCCGTGCTGGCCGTGCTGGCCTTCTGGATCATCGCAGGTCGCATGACACGTCCGGCGAAGCCCACAGGTGCGGGTGCCGACCTCGCCCTCGGTCCTGGCGCGGGGCTGGCCCCTGGCCTGCCGGGCGGAATGGGAATGGCCGGCTACGACCCGATGCAGCCTGGCACGGGGCCGATGGGCGGGTTCCCTGGAGATATGTCTGGTGGGCTGTCTGGCACGGTTCCCCTGCCAGATATGTCGGTGGTCGACGGATTCGGACCGTCGAAGGAAGAATCCAACATCCTCAGCAGCCAGGTCCGCAAGCTGGCCCTCGACGACCCGCGCGCCATCGCCGCGGTGCTCGAGAAGTGGATCGCGAAGGACCAGGAGCGCGACGAGACCGAGAAGAAGGGGTAAAGCGCCGTGGACAGCTCGAGCATTGCAGAAGGGTACACGGGCCTGCAGAAGGCCGCCGTGCTGCTCACCGAGATCGGCCTCGACTCGTCGGTCGACATCTTGCGCAACTTCAACCAGCGCTTCGTGCCGCGGTTGATGCGCGAGGTGAAGAACGCGAAGGCCCTGCCCGATGAGATCCGCCAGGAGATCATCATGCAGTTCCTCGAGGAGGCCGCCGAGCTCGCGGGCACCAACCGTGAAGCCTTCGCCGACGAGCTCCTCAAGCGAACCCTCGAGTCGAACCAGTTCGCCGCGCTTGAGTTCCTGCAGAGCACCGACCGCGCCCAGCTCATCGAGCTCATCAAGGAAGAGCATCCCCAGGTGGGGGCCTTCATTCTCGCCTACCTGAACCCGAAGCTCGGCAGCGTGGTGCTCAGCGGACTTCCCCGCGAGCTGCAGGCCGATCTCGCCCTGCGCATCGCCGGCATGCGCCAGCCCCACACCGAGGCCCTCGAAGTGCTCGACCGCGTTCTCGCCACGCGCCTCAACACCGTGTCAAAGGGGCCTGTGAAGGTGGGTGGGCTGCAGAACCTTGTGGCCATTCTGCGAAACGCCGGGCGAAACTCGGAAACCGTGGTCATGGAAGCCCTGGTCGATCGGCGCCCCGACCTCGTGGAGCCCACCAAGAAGATGCTCATCGTCTTCGAAGATCTCACGCGTCTCGACGATCGCAGCTTCCAGAAGATCGTGAAGCAGATCGACGGCAAGACGCTGGCCATGGCCCTCAAGAAGACCACCAAGGACATCGAGGACCTGGTGATGCGCAACCTGTCGGAGCGCGTGCGCGAGATGCTCGTGGCCGACATCGAGGCGCTCGGCAAGGTGCGCCTCAAAGACGTGATGGAAGCGCAGCAGAAGATCGTGGAGAGCTTCCGCGAGCTCGAGCGCAGCGGCGAGATCGTGCTGCTCGATGTCGAAGAGGAGATGGTATGAGCCAAGAAGCCACCGCCCGCAAGGAGATCCCCGCCAGCGCCGCCATCCTGGCCCTGGTGCAGCAGAAGGCCAACGCCCTGCGCGAAGAGGCGCAGGCGCAGGCCGAGGGGCTGCGCCAGGAGGCCTACAAGAGCGGGTACGAGGCCGGCCTCGAGGAAGGCCGTCGCGTGGCGCAGGAGCTGGTGTCAAAGCAGTATCAAGACGCGCTCGCGCTGGTGCAGCAGCAGCAGGTCATGCAGCAGGAGCAGCTGCAGGCCTGGTTCCGCGAGATGGAGCCGGAGATGCATCGCGTGATGCTCGAGATCGCGGCCACCGTGATCAAGCGCCAGGTCGAGGTCGAACCGGACATCATTGTGACGCAGGTGCGCGCCGCCCTCGACACCCTGAGCAATGCCGCGTGGGTGCGGGTGAAGGTGAATCCGGTGCACCTGCCCGCCCTTGAGCAGGCACAGCTCGAGGCGGCCTATGCAGTTCGCGCCGAGCGCATCGAATACGCGGGAGATGAACGCGTGACCCCTGGCGGCTGCCTCGTAGAAGCCCCTGGAGCGCGCGTCGACGCAACGGTGGAAGGGCAGCTCGAGCGGGTCTCCGAAGCCATCTCTCG
The window above is part of the Pseudomonadota bacterium genome. Proteins encoded here:
- the fliF gene encoding flagellar M-ring protein FliF is translated as MLEELTRQWNTLGVKGRFALSAAVIASIGILALVVLWSKRPDYKPLMSGLKQADAANVTRKLKDLKVPYEISDDGETILVPASQLYQTRMDIAGAGVTEGHAGGFELFDKTRFQTSPLSEKVTYMRALQGELEQTIATLQEVDTVRVHLVLPQREILVDDSKSTTASIVLKLKPGAVVTPNEVRAIQALVAAAVPNLLKENITIMDTKGVLLSSGDEGPDGSAGASTMSDLTRQEEKKLQKRTQEMLDQILGAGMAVVRVSVELQNEQRVVESQEYKPLDAQKNTGVLRSRQQTDESYKGTGKPVGPATATGAKAVTQINGQSTNSDYKNLRNTENYEISNVKERAVIAPGRLKRISASVALSQDLKLTRPGIDDITDLVKESIGFDASRKDEVKVALVKFRGPGADNTVTSAPDRKWLEWARLAAPVLAVLAFWIIAGRMTRPAKPTGAGADLALGPGAGLAPGLPGGMGMAGYDPMQPGTGPMGGFPGDMSGGLSGTVPLPDMSVVDGFGPSKEESNILSSQVRKLALDDPRAIAAVLEKWIAKDQERDETEKKG